In the genome of Maniola jurtina chromosome 3, ilManJurt1.1, whole genome shotgun sequence, one region contains:
- the LOC123881072 gene encoding 39S ribosomal protein L21, mitochondrial, producing MIRAGLQRLASVFSSQGGILSRFITHNAPAQTQPAADTTKDVIATCNKLIEEKSHRNFAIVHLLGKQWRVTDGDLLVVEGYWPPNIGDKITLDKVLLAASKDFSLIGRPIVQPGLVTVTATIISKGLSHTRTHFKKKRRKQFMRINFQRAQQTILRINSVEIQNKLNEAPKNVF from the exons ATGATCAGGGCCGGCTTACAACGTCTCGCTAGTGTATTCAGTAGTCAAG gtGGAATCCTCTCTCGATTTATAACACACAATGCGCCAGCCCAGACCCAACCGGCTGCAGACACAACAAAGGACGTAATAGCAACATGTAACAAACTAATTGAAGAAAAATCTCATCGCAATTTCGCCATAGTGCATTTACTTGGTAAACAGTGGCGTGTCACAGACGGTGATTTACTAGTGGTAGAAGGTTATTGGCCACCAAACATTGGCGACAAAATAACATTGGACAAAGTATTGCTAGCTGCTTCCAAAGATTTTTCTTTAATCGGCCGACCAATAGTCCAACCAGGCCTTGTAACAGTAACTGCAACAATTATATCAAAGGGCCTTTCACACACAAGAACACATTTCAAGAAGAAAAGAAGGAAGCAGTTCATGAGGATCAATTTTCAGAGAGCGCAGCAAACTATTTTGAGAATTAACTCTGTAGAAATACAAAATAAGTTAAATGAAGCTCCCAAGAATGTATTTTAG